GACTCCATTGTAGACTACGGCCTGTTGCCGGGAGCCGCGGACCATCCGGTCTTTTTCCTGCTCCAAAAGAAACCGGCTGCAGGCCAGGGTCAGGTCGGCCTGGACTTCAAATTCCCCATGGGGCTTTTCAAAGCGTCCTAAATAATTATAGAGATTGTGCATATGGAACACCACCTTTTTCCTCGGAAAACGTTCCTTGAAGAAAGGGGCCAGGAGGGGGCGGTTGTGGACATGGATGATGTCCGGATCAAGTTTAATCAGGGCCTGAGCGATCTTTTGTTCGTAATCCGGAAGATAGACCTTAAACCAGCCATAGAGGATTTTTTTGACCGGGTTCACCTGGAAACGAAAATATTGGAGATCCTTTTGGGTTTCCCTGGCTGGAAGGTCCGGGTCAGCCGGAGAAAAAATTATGGGCCTGTATCGGATCATGGCCCTGGAGACCTTTTCAATGAATAATTCGGTAGCCCCTCCGCGGATGGGGGGGATCGGGTAGAGTTCCGGCCCGATCATGGCTACTTTCTTCATTTATCTGCCCAGACCTTTTTGCAGTAAGGTTTTCAAATAGAGCCCTTGCAGCAACTCCATATGGTTTTCTTGAGAAAAGGATTGTCGCACCTTATCCCGGCCCAGTTGGGCCATGGCCTGATATTTTTCCCGGTGGCGAAGGGCATCCTCAATGGCCGCAGCCAGACTCGGGGCATCTGCGGGGGGGATTAAAAACCCATCCCGTCCGGAGGTGATGACCTCTCCTGCCCCCCCCACCCTGGTTGCAATGACCGGCACCCCGGCGGCCATGGCCTCCAGGATAGCCATACTGAAGCCTTCCCAAAGGGAAGGAAGAAGGAAAAGGTCCAAAGCCAAGAGGATCGGGATAATCGGTTTCCGGGTCCCCAGGAAAAGGACCTGAGTGGATAGCCCTCTCCTTTTTGACTCCTCCTCCAGCACGGAACGCAGCTTTCCGTCTCCAATGATCAAAACCTTAAGGGAGGGTAGAAGATCCGGTCTCAAAGACAGGGCCTCTAAAAGATATTGGTGGCCTTTTTGTTCCTCCAGGCGGGCCACCACTCCAATCACAAACTCCCCGGGTTTAATCCCCAATTTTGAACGCCATTCCTCCCGTTCCAAAGGCTGGTCCAATCGGGAGGGATCAATCCCATTATGGATCACTTCAATTTTTTCCGGATTAATGCGGTCGTATCGAACCACACTGGCTTTAACGGCCTCAGAAACGGCGATGATCTGATCGGTGATACAGGCCAGTGCCCGATTGATCAAATGATGTTTGGTCCGTCTTTTTATATAAATATTATGGACCGTGTGGACGATCCCGGGAACCCTTGCCATTCGAGCGGCGATCCGGCCATATTTTCCGCCGTCATAGAGGTGGGTATGAACAATGGATATCTTTTTCTGTAAAATTATTTCCTTGATTTCCCGGATGATCCCAAAGTCAAACCGATTATTTTTCATACGATGCAGGGGAATAACCGGGATACCCATCTGTTCGATCTGCTCCCCCACCGGTCCTTTTTCAGAAATCACGCAGACCATCGGCGAAAAAAGATCTTTATCCAGCCCCTGTAATTCAGTGACCAGGACCTGTTCCGCCCCCCCGACCGGTAAGGCGGCAAAGACGTAGAGGATCTTGATCTTATCTTCCATGAGACCTTCGAGCTTTCTTCCACTCCTGCCAAAGGATGTCCCAGTGATAAAATCGGGTGAGGTAATACTTGAATTTCCAGGCCGGGGTCAGGCCATTGACTTTGACGCATCGTAATTTAAATAAATCCTGCCGGCTGTGGGTGTTATCGGTATGGACCGTGCGGGCGGCCCTGAATCCCAAGTTTTTTACAATGGTGATGATTTGTTCATTGAAAGTCCCATAGGGATAAGCAAAGGAATAAACCGGCCTCTGGAGCAATTCCTCCAGATCCCTTTTCCCCGACCCCACTTCGTCTTCGGCTTCCTGTTGGCTGATGGAAAGCAAATTTTTATGGGTCCGGGTATGCCCCCCGAATGAAAAACCATCCTTTGACATGGTTAAAATGTTTTCCCGGGTCATGAGCCGGCTGACATTTTCCTGGCTGCCCTCCCAATGGCTTTCCTCCCCGATGAACCCGGAAACCACAAAGGTGGTGGCCGTAAAACCGGCTTTTTTTAAAATCGGATAGGCCATGGTAAAAGTATCCAGATAACCGTCGTCAAAAGAAATGATGATCGGCCTGGAAGGCAGGGGATGTCCTTGTTGAAAGGTGCCAGCCAAGTCCT
The sequence above is a segment of the Deltaproteobacteria bacterium genome. Coding sequences within it:
- a CDS encoding glycosyltransferase, whose protein sequence is MEDKIKILYVFAALPVGGAEQVLVTELQGLDKDLFSPMVCVISEKGPVGEQIEQMGIPVIPLHRMKNNRFDFGIIREIKEIILQKKISIVHTHLYDGGKYGRIAARMARVPGIVHTVHNIYIKRRTKHHLINRALACITDQIIAVSEAVKASVVRYDRINPEKIEVIHNGIDPSRLDQPLEREEWRSKLGIKPGEFVIGVVARLEEQKGHQYLLEALSLRPDLLPSLKVLIIGDGKLRSVLEEESKRRGLSTQVLFLGTRKPIIPILLALDLFLLPSLWEGFSMAILEAMAAGVPVIATRVGGAGEVITSGRDGFLIPPADAPSLAAAIEDALRHREKYQAMAQLGRDKVRQSFSQENHMELLQGLYLKTLLQKGLGR
- a CDS encoding polysaccharide deacetylase family protein; its protein translation is MSDQIRVPILYYHRVAEGIPLKQGVSPMVFQSQVDYLRRKRYQSIGFEDLAGTFQQGHPLPSRPIIISFDDGYLDTFTMAYPILKKAGFTATTFVVSGFIGEESHWEGSQENVSRLMTRENILTMSKDGFSFGGHTRTHKNLLSISQQEAEDEVGSGKRDLEELLQRPVYSFAYPYGTFNEQIITIVKNLGFRAARTVHTDNTHSRQDLFKLRCVKVNGLTPAWKFKYYLTRFYHWDILWQEWKKARRSHGR